The Eremothecium gossypii ATCC 10895 chromosome VII, complete sequence nucleotide sequence CCACATAATCGATTTGAGCATTCTGGGCGCGATCAGTCTCTTCTCCGGATGCGAGTGGAAATGGATAATCTGCAGAAGATCATGCTCTGCAAACTCCGAGACCATGTAAATGCTCTTTCGCTCCAAAAAGATCTCCACCAGTTTCGTGAGATGCTTGTTGTCCAGCTCCCGACAGAGCGACATCTCTCGGCAGGCGCTCTGCGAGATGCCGGTGTAatgcagctgctccacgCCTTCCCGCTCCGTCTTGAACTTCTTGATGGCGTAGAATGGCGTGAAGGCGCTCTTCTTGGGCAGAGCCTTAACCGCCCCGTTGCTTCGCGCCCGATGCGCCGCCGCACTCGATAAcccgccgccggccgccgGAGCCACCGCAATCCCGCCGTGCCCGTCCAGTCGCAGAGGGTCGTCGCCGCCGTTTTCGACCTCTCTGGACGCCATGCCTCCGTCAATTCCCGCAACGGACACAGATCCCAACGTCTGATTATGTGTGTGAATGCTGttctcctgctcctcctgAGTCTCCTTAGCCTTGGCCTTGTACACTTTGCCGTATGTTCCTGCTGCAATATAGCCGATGATTTCGTACTTCTCCAGCACTGACACCCTACCGGCGTCTTTCCGCTGCCGATATGGCCCTATCGAGAACACATTGTTATTCGCCATTAGCATCGGCGATTTGGACGTGCTGGCGCTGCCTTTGGTATCGAGAagctgctgttgctgttgctgcgACCACAGGCTCCGGGTGGATGCCTGGTTGGATACGTTGAAATACTTATTCTGTTGTGTTTGATGCTGATTATTCATACTATCGGAGGACTGTAAACGTATCCCCATAAAATAGAGAGCTCGAGCTACCACCTGACGACTTGTGTTATTTGTAGTGTTAAATGGATATCGGCTATGTTCTAAGCTCGTTTTTAAGTGTAAAACATTGCAAATCCATATGCACACAGCTCATCCGGTTCTACCGACAACCCTCTTGCGACCGGAGCGGTGGAGCTGGGGGTGGATAGTTCCGAGCCCTATGTAGTATATACAGGCGTGCCACGGCTGCGCTGCGCGGCTGCAGGGCCTCAGCACGATGGCCCCTTCCACCACTGCTTTAGTCTTCTGAAAGGCAGTAGCAGACCTCGGGCGAGATACGGGGCAGCCCAGAGGCTGGCCAGGATGCGCACCGGATAGAGAAGCTTGACCAGGCCGTAGGCGAGGGCACCGGAGACGAGCAGCTTGCCCCTGTCGCAGGCCGGCGCCCGGTCGCCAACGAACCTCTCGACGGCAGGATGCGCTGCGTCGGCCAGGTAGTCAAGCAGGCCCTGCGGCAACAGCGCCACCACGTCGCAGCTGTAGAGCCCCCACCACAGCAGCGCCAGAGGAGCGATGGCGGTGGCCTCATGGAGCAGCAGGAAGGCGGCGAGTGTTGGCACCGGGCCGTTGGCCAGCAGACGGTCGATGTACGCGGCGAACGAAGGGCGCGCGTAAAGGCGCTGGAAGAGCCGCGAGCGCGCGAGGTACGTCCACGCGCGGGTCTGCCTCGCGTCGCCCGGTGGGCTGCCGTAGGCGCGCGCGATGAATGCCGGCAGGCGCGCGCGCACCCCAGAAGCGCCGCCTCTGGAAGCGAGATGCAGGCGGAATGAGGCAGCGACGCCGCGACCCGGTACAAGGGAGAGTTGGGGGCCCAGGTGAGGGAGCATCGACCTGCAGAGTCCGGTTGTATTTACAGGATATTAAAGCAGTCAGCATGTGAGCCATGGTGAAGTTTTCAATTTTTGAAAAATTCAGGTTTGGCTTACTGGAGGACTCTGGCGCAGCGATTACATAGAGCGTCGGCCTCGGGAGATGCGTGCTTCCAGCATCGTGGGCATTTGTGATTCGGGCTTTCTTTCACCGCCAGTAAGATATCGTTGTTCGCGTCCAGCTTGGAGACATGTGGAAGTGCGAGCACGCGGTCTTTGGATCCATCGATGATCACCTCTCCTGCCTGGGTGAGTTCCATGACGTCTTCCACGGTGTAGAGTGCGCTGTCTGGCATGTAAATGATTACTCTGCATTGCTCTGGCTTTCTGACATGCGGCAGCCTGGCTAGAGCTTGGCGGAAGGCGGTTACGAGTGCCAGATCTGTAGTTTCGCAGTCCCTGATGCGGTCCGCCAGAGCAGGCAGCGCGGGCCAGGGTCTGCGCAAGGCAGGCGTTGTGTCACCGCGGAGCCACTCTCTGGGCAGGCAGTTCCACGCCTCCTGAACGAGCGCGGGCATGATGGGGCCCAGAATGCTGCGATAGGCATCCAGAATGTGGAACAGGGTCGTCTGTATGGCCAGACGCCTCTTATTATGTGGGGGTTCCATGTAAAGCGTGTCCTTCGAAGCATCAAAGTAGAGGGACAGGTCGTTGC carries:
- the MRX11 gene encoding Mrx11p (Syntenic homolog of Saccharomyces cerevisiae YPL041C), whose translation is MLPHLGPQLSLVPGRGVAASFRLHLASRGGASGVRARLPAFIARAYGSPPGDARQTRAWTYLARSRLFQRLYARPSFAAYIDRLLANGPVPTLAAFLLLHEATAIAPLALLWWGLYSCDVVALLPQGLLDYLADAAHPAVERFVGDRAPACDRGKLLVSGALAYGLVKLLYPVRILASLWAAPYLARGLLLPFRRLKQWWKGPSC